Proteins encoded by one window of Macaca fascicularis isolate 582-1 chromosome 10, T2T-MFA8v1.1:
- the TMEM191C gene encoding transmembrane protein 191C isoform X3 produces the protein MCQVALGLPLPPVVVQPARRSLQPIVTPASRRLGPLGGRRLGTVSTAMAATQELLLQLQKDNRDGRQRKQELEKLMRGLEAESESLNRRLQDLSERERSLLRRRSQAVQPLQGEAREAARERAERVRRRLEEAERHKEDLEQYNRQLQEQWEELSSQLFYYGGEQQSQKSTEQQLAAQLVTLQNELELAETKCALQEEKLQQGALQTAEAWAIFQEQTVVLQVRPHSDTKEVQVKVMEAAEELDAWQSGREPCDGQLRGVQYSTESLMEEMARADREMRLFGGRCALAIRRCVLGALQVLLTLPLLFLGLSLLWTVLLDPGTISAWLRSLTSETTLRRLRYTLSPLLELRANGLLPT, from the exons ATGTGTCAGGTTGCGCTTGGGCTCCCCCTGCCGCCCGTTGTGGTACAGCCCGCTAGGCGCTCCCTGCAGCCCATTGTGACGCCCGCCAGCCGCAGGCTGGGTCCCCTAGGCGGGCGGCGTTTAGGCACGGTCTCCACAGCCATGGCCGCGACGCAGGAGCTGCTGCTGCAGTTGCAGAAGGATAACCGAGATGGTCGCCAGCGGAAGCAGGAGCTAGAGAAGCTGATGCGCGGGCTCGAGGCCGAGAGCGAGAGCCTCAACCGGCGCCTGCAGGACCTGAGCGAGCGGGAGCGAAG CCTGCTGCGGAGGCGAAGCCAGGCAGTACAACCTCTGCAAGGGGAGGCGCGCGAGGCGGCGCGGGAGCGCGCGGAGCGGGTGCGCAGAAGGCTGGAGGAGGCGGAGCGCCACAAGGAGGACTTG GAGCAGTACAACAGGCAGCTGCAGGAGCAGTGGGAGGAGCTGTCTAGTCAG CTTTTCTACTACGGAGGGGAACAGCAGAGCCAGAAGAGCACGGAGCAGCAACTCGCAGCCCAATTGGTGACGCTGCAG AATGAACTGGAGCTGGCGGAGACCAAGTGCGCCTTGCAGGAGGAGAAACTGCAGCAG GGCGCGCTGCAGACAGCTGAGGCCTGGGCCATATTCCAGGAGCAGACCGTAGTCCTGCAGGTGCGGCCCCACTCGGACACCAAG GAGGTGCAGGTGAAGGTGATGGAGGCTGCGGAGGAGCTGGACGCCTGGCAGAGTGGCCGGGAACC GTGTGACGGACAGCTTCGCGGAGTGCAGTATAGCACCGAGTCGCTCATGGAGGAGATGGCCAGGGCGGACCGA GAGATGCGGCTGTTCGGCGGCCGGTGCGCGCTGGCCATCAG GCGGTGCGTGCTGGGCGCGCTGCAGGTGCTGCTGACGCTGCCGCTCCTCTTCCTGGGGCTGTCGCTGCTCTGGACTGTGCTGTTGGACCCTGGCACCATCTCCGCGTGGCTCCGGAGCCTCACCTCGGAGACGACGCTGCGCCGCCTGCGCTACACACTGTCCCCGCTGCTGGAGCTGCGCGCTAACGGGCTGCTGCCCACCTAA
- the TMEM191C gene encoding transmembrane protein 191C isoform X4 translates to MCQVALGLPLPPVVVQPARRSLQPIVTPASRRLGPLGGRRLGTVSTAMAATQELLLQLQKDNRDGRQRKQELEKLMRGLEAESESLNRRLQDLSERERSLLRRRSQAVQPLQGEAREAARERAERVRRRLEEAERHKEDLEQYNRQLQEQWEELSSQLFYYGGEQQSQKSTEQQLAAQLVTLQNELELAETKCALQEEKLQQGALQTAEAWAIFQEQTVVLQEVQVKVMEAAEELDAWQSGREPCDGQLRGVQYSTESLMEEMARADREMRLFGGRCALAIRRCVLGALQVLLTLPLLFLGLSLLWTVLLDPGTISAWLRSLTSETTLRRLRYTLSPLLELRANGLLPT, encoded by the exons ATGTGTCAGGTTGCGCTTGGGCTCCCCCTGCCGCCCGTTGTGGTACAGCCCGCTAGGCGCTCCCTGCAGCCCATTGTGACGCCCGCCAGCCGCAGGCTGGGTCCCCTAGGCGGGCGGCGTTTAGGCACGGTCTCCACAGCCATGGCCGCGACGCAGGAGCTGCTGCTGCAGTTGCAGAAGGATAACCGAGATGGTCGCCAGCGGAAGCAGGAGCTAGAGAAGCTGATGCGCGGGCTCGAGGCCGAGAGCGAGAGCCTCAACCGGCGCCTGCAGGACCTGAGCGAGCGGGAGCGAAG CCTGCTGCGGAGGCGAAGCCAGGCAGTACAACCTCTGCAAGGGGAGGCGCGCGAGGCGGCGCGGGAGCGCGCGGAGCGGGTGCGCAGAAGGCTGGAGGAGGCGGAGCGCCACAAGGAGGACTTG GAGCAGTACAACAGGCAGCTGCAGGAGCAGTGGGAGGAGCTGTCTAGTCAG CTTTTCTACTACGGAGGGGAACAGCAGAGCCAGAAGAGCACGGAGCAGCAACTCGCAGCCCAATTGGTGACGCTGCAG AATGAACTGGAGCTGGCGGAGACCAAGTGCGCCTTGCAGGAGGAGAAACTGCAGCAG GGCGCGCTGCAGACAGCTGAGGCCTGGGCCATATTCCAGGAGCAGACCGTAGTCCTGCAG GAGGTGCAGGTGAAGGTGATGGAGGCTGCGGAGGAGCTGGACGCCTGGCAGAGTGGCCGGGAACC GTGTGACGGACAGCTTCGCGGAGTGCAGTATAGCACCGAGTCGCTCATGGAGGAGATGGCCAGGGCGGACCGA GAGATGCGGCTGTTCGGCGGCCGGTGCGCGCTGGCCATCAG GCGGTGCGTGCTGGGCGCGCTGCAGGTGCTGCTGACGCTGCCGCTCCTCTTCCTGGGGCTGTCGCTGCTCTGGACTGTGCTGTTGGACCCTGGCACCATCTCCGCGTGGCTCCGGAGCCTCACCTCGGAGACGACGCTGCGCCGCCTGCGCTACACACTGTCCCCGCTGCTGGAGCTGCGCGCTAACGGGCTGCTGCCCACCTAA
- the TMEM191C gene encoding transmembrane protein 191C isoform X1 gives MCQVALGLPLPPVVVQPARRSLQPIVTPASRRLGPLGGRRLGTVSTAMAATQELLLQLQKDNRDGRQRKQELEKLMRGLEAESESLNRRLQDLSERERSLLRRRSQAVQPLQGEAREAARERAERVRRRLEEAERHKEDLEQYNRQLQEQWEELSSQLFYYGGEQQSQKSTEQQLAAQLVTLQNELELAETKCALQEEKLQQGALQTAEAWAIFQEQTVVLQVRPHSDTKVPPASPPPDLGRQVSQPAARTPPRGLSPHSHPLQEVQVKVMEAAEELDAWQSGREPCDGQLRGVQYSTESLMEEMARADREMRLFGGRCALAIRRCVLGALQVLLTLPLLFLGLSLLWTVLLDPGTISAWLRSLTSETTLRRLRYTLSPLLELRANGLLPT, from the exons ATGTGTCAGGTTGCGCTTGGGCTCCCCCTGCCGCCCGTTGTGGTACAGCCCGCTAGGCGCTCCCTGCAGCCCATTGTGACGCCCGCCAGCCGCAGGCTGGGTCCCCTAGGCGGGCGGCGTTTAGGCACGGTCTCCACAGCCATGGCCGCGACGCAGGAGCTGCTGCTGCAGTTGCAGAAGGATAACCGAGATGGTCGCCAGCGGAAGCAGGAGCTAGAGAAGCTGATGCGCGGGCTCGAGGCCGAGAGCGAGAGCCTCAACCGGCGCCTGCAGGACCTGAGCGAGCGGGAGCGAAG CCTGCTGCGGAGGCGAAGCCAGGCAGTACAACCTCTGCAAGGGGAGGCGCGCGAGGCGGCGCGGGAGCGCGCGGAGCGGGTGCGCAGAAGGCTGGAGGAGGCGGAGCGCCACAAGGAGGACTTG GAGCAGTACAACAGGCAGCTGCAGGAGCAGTGGGAGGAGCTGTCTAGTCAG CTTTTCTACTACGGAGGGGAACAGCAGAGCCAGAAGAGCACGGAGCAGCAACTCGCAGCCCAATTGGTGACGCTGCAG AATGAACTGGAGCTGGCGGAGACCAAGTGCGCCTTGCAGGAGGAGAAACTGCAGCAG GGCGCGCTGCAGACAGCTGAGGCCTGGGCCATATTCCAGGAGCAGACCGTAGTCCTGCAGGTGCGGCCCCACTCGGACACCAAGGTGCCTCCCGCCTCTCCTCCCCCAGACCTGGGGCGGCAGGTCTCCCAACCCGCCGCCAGGACGCCTCCCCGAGGCCTCAGTCCGCACTCTCACCCGCTCCAGGAGGTGCAGGTGAAGGTGATGGAGGCTGCGGAGGAGCTGGACGCCTGGCAGAGTGGCCGGGAACC GTGTGACGGACAGCTTCGCGGAGTGCAGTATAGCACCGAGTCGCTCATGGAGGAGATGGCCAGGGCGGACCGA GAGATGCGGCTGTTCGGCGGCCGGTGCGCGCTGGCCATCAG GCGGTGCGTGCTGGGCGCGCTGCAGGTGCTGCTGACGCTGCCGCTCCTCTTCCTGGGGCTGTCGCTGCTCTGGACTGTGCTGTTGGACCCTGGCACCATCTCCGCGTGGCTCCGGAGCCTCACCTCGGAGACGACGCTGCGCCGCCTGCGCTACACACTGTCCCCGCTGCTGGAGCTGCGCGCTAACGGGCTGCTGCCCACCTAA
- the TMEM191C gene encoding transmembrane protein 191C isoform X6, whose product MCQVALGLPLPPVVVQPARRSLQPIVTPASRRLGPLGGRRLGTVSTAMAATQELLLQLQKDNRDGRQRKQELEKLMRGLEAESESLNRRLQDLSERERSLLRRRSQAVQPLQGEAREAARERAERVRRRLEEAERHKEDLVSKSPGMGLDPRWSGAGRAEGGGIRGWGEAGPAERPAPPQDPVRRSSTTGSCRSSGRSCLVRSR is encoded by the exons ATGTGTCAGGTTGCGCTTGGGCTCCCCCTGCCGCCCGTTGTGGTACAGCCCGCTAGGCGCTCCCTGCAGCCCATTGTGACGCCCGCCAGCCGCAGGCTGGGTCCCCTAGGCGGGCGGCGTTTAGGCACGGTCTCCACAGCCATGGCCGCGACGCAGGAGCTGCTGCTGCAGTTGCAGAAGGATAACCGAGATGGTCGCCAGCGGAAGCAGGAGCTAGAGAAGCTGATGCGCGGGCTCGAGGCCGAGAGCGAGAGCCTCAACCGGCGCCTGCAGGACCTGAGCGAGCGGGAGCGAAG CCTGCTGCGGAGGCGAAGCCAGGCAGTACAACCTCTGCAAGGGGAGGCGCGCGAGGCGGCGCGGGAGCGCGCGGAGCGGGTGCGCAGAAGGCTGGAGGAGGCGGAGCGCCACAAGGAGGACTTGGTGAGTAAGAGTCCTGGAATGGGGCTGGATCCACGGTggagtggggcagggagggcgGAAGGGGGCGGGATCCGGGGGTGGGGTGAGGCAGGACCGGCGGAGAGGCCGGCACCGCCCCAGGACCCTGTCCGCAGGAGCAGTACAACAGGCAGCTGCAGGAGCAGTGGGAGGAGCTGTCTAGTCAG AAGTCGGTAA
- the TMEM191C gene encoding transmembrane protein 191C isoform X5 — protein sequence MCQVALGLPLPPVVVQPARRSLQPIVTPASRRLGPLGGRRLGTVSTAMAATQELLLQLQKDNRDGRQRKQELEKLMRGLEAESESLNRRLQDLSERERSLLRRRSQAVQPLQGEAREAARERAERVRRRLEEAERHKEDLLFYYGGEQQSQKSTEQQLAAQLVTLQNELELAETKCALQEEKLQQGALQTAEAWAIFQEQTVVLQEVQVKVMEAAEELDAWQSGREPCDGQLRGVQYSTESLMEEMARADREMRLFGGRCALAIRRCVLGALQVLLTLPLLFLGLSLLWTVLLDPGTISAWLRSLTSETTLRRLRYTLSPLLELRANGLLPT from the exons ATGTGTCAGGTTGCGCTTGGGCTCCCCCTGCCGCCCGTTGTGGTACAGCCCGCTAGGCGCTCCCTGCAGCCCATTGTGACGCCCGCCAGCCGCAGGCTGGGTCCCCTAGGCGGGCGGCGTTTAGGCACGGTCTCCACAGCCATGGCCGCGACGCAGGAGCTGCTGCTGCAGTTGCAGAAGGATAACCGAGATGGTCGCCAGCGGAAGCAGGAGCTAGAGAAGCTGATGCGCGGGCTCGAGGCCGAGAGCGAGAGCCTCAACCGGCGCCTGCAGGACCTGAGCGAGCGGGAGCGAAG CCTGCTGCGGAGGCGAAGCCAGGCAGTACAACCTCTGCAAGGGGAGGCGCGCGAGGCGGCGCGGGAGCGCGCGGAGCGGGTGCGCAGAAGGCTGGAGGAGGCGGAGCGCCACAAGGAGGACTTG CTTTTCTACTACGGAGGGGAACAGCAGAGCCAGAAGAGCACGGAGCAGCAACTCGCAGCCCAATTGGTGACGCTGCAG AATGAACTGGAGCTGGCGGAGACCAAGTGCGCCTTGCAGGAGGAGAAACTGCAGCAG GGCGCGCTGCAGACAGCTGAGGCCTGGGCCATATTCCAGGAGCAGACCGTAGTCCTGCAG GAGGTGCAGGTGAAGGTGATGGAGGCTGCGGAGGAGCTGGACGCCTGGCAGAGTGGCCGGGAACC GTGTGACGGACAGCTTCGCGGAGTGCAGTATAGCACCGAGTCGCTCATGGAGGAGATGGCCAGGGCGGACCGA GAGATGCGGCTGTTCGGCGGCCGGTGCGCGCTGGCCATCAG GCGGTGCGTGCTGGGCGCGCTGCAGGTGCTGCTGACGCTGCCGCTCCTCTTCCTGGGGCTGTCGCTGCTCTGGACTGTGCTGTTGGACCCTGGCACCATCTCCGCGTGGCTCCGGAGCCTCACCTCGGAGACGACGCTGCGCCGCCTGCGCTACACACTGTCCCCGCTGCTGGAGCTGCGCGCTAACGGGCTGCTGCCCACCTAA
- the TMEM191C gene encoding transmembrane protein 191C isoform X2, which produces MCQVALGLPLPPVVVQPARRSLQPIVTPASRRLGPLGGRRLGTVSTAMAATQELLLQLQKDNRDGRQRKQELEKLMRGLEAESESLNRRLQDLSERERSLLRRRSQAVQPLQGEAREAARERAERVRRRLEEAERHKEDLLFYYGGEQQSQKSTEQQLAAQLVTLQNELELAETKCALQEEKLQQGALQTAEAWAIFQEQTVVLQVRPHSDTKVPPASPPPDLGRQVSQPAARTPPRGLSPHSHPLQEVQVKVMEAAEELDAWQSGREPCDGQLRGVQYSTESLMEEMARADREMRLFGGRCALAIRRCVLGALQVLLTLPLLFLGLSLLWTVLLDPGTISAWLRSLTSETTLRRLRYTLSPLLELRANGLLPT; this is translated from the exons ATGTGTCAGGTTGCGCTTGGGCTCCCCCTGCCGCCCGTTGTGGTACAGCCCGCTAGGCGCTCCCTGCAGCCCATTGTGACGCCCGCCAGCCGCAGGCTGGGTCCCCTAGGCGGGCGGCGTTTAGGCACGGTCTCCACAGCCATGGCCGCGACGCAGGAGCTGCTGCTGCAGTTGCAGAAGGATAACCGAGATGGTCGCCAGCGGAAGCAGGAGCTAGAGAAGCTGATGCGCGGGCTCGAGGCCGAGAGCGAGAGCCTCAACCGGCGCCTGCAGGACCTGAGCGAGCGGGAGCGAAG CCTGCTGCGGAGGCGAAGCCAGGCAGTACAACCTCTGCAAGGGGAGGCGCGCGAGGCGGCGCGGGAGCGCGCGGAGCGGGTGCGCAGAAGGCTGGAGGAGGCGGAGCGCCACAAGGAGGACTTG CTTTTCTACTACGGAGGGGAACAGCAGAGCCAGAAGAGCACGGAGCAGCAACTCGCAGCCCAATTGGTGACGCTGCAG AATGAACTGGAGCTGGCGGAGACCAAGTGCGCCTTGCAGGAGGAGAAACTGCAGCAG GGCGCGCTGCAGACAGCTGAGGCCTGGGCCATATTCCAGGAGCAGACCGTAGTCCTGCAGGTGCGGCCCCACTCGGACACCAAGGTGCCTCCCGCCTCTCCTCCCCCAGACCTGGGGCGGCAGGTCTCCCAACCCGCCGCCAGGACGCCTCCCCGAGGCCTCAGTCCGCACTCTCACCCGCTCCAGGAGGTGCAGGTGAAGGTGATGGAGGCTGCGGAGGAGCTGGACGCCTGGCAGAGTGGCCGGGAACC GTGTGACGGACAGCTTCGCGGAGTGCAGTATAGCACCGAGTCGCTCATGGAGGAGATGGCCAGGGCGGACCGA GAGATGCGGCTGTTCGGCGGCCGGTGCGCGCTGGCCATCAG GCGGTGCGTGCTGGGCGCGCTGCAGGTGCTGCTGACGCTGCCGCTCCTCTTCCTGGGGCTGTCGCTGCTCTGGACTGTGCTGTTGGACCCTGGCACCATCTCCGCGTGGCTCCGGAGCCTCACCTCGGAGACGACGCTGCGCCGCCTGCGCTACACACTGTCCCCGCTGCTGGAGCTGCGCGCTAACGGGCTGCTGCCCACCTAA